The following proteins come from a genomic window of Microbacterium lemovicicum:
- a CDS encoding Dyp-type peroxidase, with product MSADTSSHRVPIEPQKVDAPLTQHAIFLVLTVRDSDEARAAVRAGLGSISDLVKNVSFRDLTGALSCTVGIGSDVWAAVTGQPAPGELKPFQPIVGATHTAVATSGDLLFHIRADRRDLCFELERQLLAVLGDAVDVVDETTGFRYFDTRDLLGFVDGTANPVGPAVLDSTVLTEDDGPGAGGTYVVVQKYLHPLDTWRALTTEMQEQIIGRTKADNTELDDAVDGQKSHKTLSTIVDENGEHDILRDNMPFGSPGSGEFGTYFIGYARHLWVIERMLQRMFIGDPPGLHDRLLDFSTAQTGSVFFAPSADLLDGLGDS from the coding sequence ATGAGCGCAGACACCTCGTCCCACCGCGTGCCGATCGAACCGCAGAAGGTCGATGCCCCGCTCACCCAGCACGCGATCTTCCTCGTGCTCACGGTGCGCGACTCGGATGAGGCCCGTGCCGCGGTCCGCGCCGGGCTGGGATCGATCAGCGATCTGGTGAAGAACGTGTCGTTCCGCGACCTCACCGGCGCGCTGTCGTGCACGGTGGGGATCGGCAGCGACGTGTGGGCCGCCGTCACGGGGCAGCCCGCCCCGGGGGAGCTCAAGCCCTTCCAGCCCATCGTCGGCGCCACGCACACAGCGGTCGCCACCTCGGGCGATCTGCTCTTCCACATCCGCGCCGACCGCCGCGACCTCTGCTTCGAGCTGGAGCGCCAGCTCCTCGCCGTCCTCGGCGACGCGGTCGACGTCGTCGATGAGACGACCGGCTTCCGCTATTTCGACACCCGCGATCTGCTCGGCTTCGTCGACGGCACCGCCAACCCCGTCGGGCCCGCCGTCCTCGATTCGACCGTGCTGACGGAGGACGACGGTCCGGGCGCCGGCGGCACCTACGTGGTCGTCCAGAAGTACCTGCATCCCCTCGACACGTGGCGCGCGCTCACCACCGAGATGCAGGAGCAGATCATCGGCCGCACGAAGGCGGACAACACCGAGCTCGACGACGCCGTCGACGGCCAGAAGTCGCACAAGACGCTCTCGACCATCGTCGACGAGAACGGCGAGCACGACATCCTCCGCGACAACATGCCGTTCGGGTCCCCGGGTTCCGGCGAGTTCGGCACCTACTTCATCGGCTACGCGCGTCACCTGTGGGTGATCGAGCGGATGCTGCAGCGCATGTTCATCGGCGACCCGCCGGGTCTGCACGACCGGCTTCTGGACTTCTCGACGGCGCAGACGGGGAGCGTGTTCTTCGCTCCGAGCGCGGACC